Proteins encoded by one window of Streptacidiphilus sp. PB12-B1b:
- a CDS encoding 5-formyltetrahydrofolate cyclo-ligase: MVNDKASLRSRLLSARAALSPEQRQQAAGALAEHALGLLPALSPGGTPDGEPPVVAGYVSVGAEPGTRALLDALRARGVRVLLPVLLPDNDLDWGAYAGAEGLVKAGRGLLEPGGARLGPDAVCAAGLVLLPGLAVDRRGLRLGRGGGSYDRVLARLARAGSAARLATLLYDAELVEDVPAEPHDRPVDAAVTPSGVHWF, encoded by the coding sequence ATGGTGAACGACAAGGCATCACTGCGGTCACGCCTGCTCTCGGCACGCGCCGCGCTGTCACCCGAGCAGCGGCAGCAGGCCGCCGGGGCCCTGGCCGAGCACGCGCTGGGCCTGCTGCCCGCGCTCTCCCCCGGGGGGACGCCCGACGGGGAGCCGCCGGTGGTGGCCGGATACGTGTCGGTGGGAGCGGAGCCCGGCACCCGCGCGCTGCTGGACGCGCTGCGCGCGCGGGGCGTGCGGGTGCTGCTGCCGGTGCTGCTGCCCGACAACGATCTGGACTGGGGCGCCTACGCGGGCGCGGAGGGCCTGGTGAAGGCCGGGCGCGGGCTGCTGGAGCCGGGGGGCGCGCGGCTCGGCCCGGACGCCGTCTGCGCGGCCGGGCTGGTGCTGCTGCCGGGGCTGGCCGTGGACCGGCGCGGCCTGCGGCTGGGGCGCGGCGGCGGCAGCTACGACCGGGTCCTGGCCCGGCTCGCCCGCGCGGGCTCGGCGGCCCGGCTGGCGACGCTGCTGTACGACGCCGAGCTGGTGGAGGACGTCCCCGCCGAGCCGCACGACCGTCCGGTCGACGCGGCGGTGACGCCCTCCGGCGTGCACTGGTTCTGA
- a CDS encoding penicillin acylase family protein, with translation MPRTKKFRRFRLLVILLVILVVAGAVGGGWYGVRTVRASFPQTTGTLQLAGLQGQVSVVRDNQGIPQIYANSAADLFTAQGYVQAQDRFWQMDVDRHITEGTLASMFGAGKDNANVQSDAFIQTMDWTGVAQNEYATQLDQATKSYLQDFSAGVNAWLKQHPGGAGASVEYAMLGASHSGYTPAPWTPVDSLTWLKGMAWDLSGNMQQEIDRSLLSQNLTPAQIAQLYPAYPAANGTIVATGTVSDSGDLSKAVYHPADGTGANSGANSGAGTGSSTTATDDAATTTTTTTKGATKTGTKTSTTGSNSSANAGAVQGLSGAATQLAANLDSVPSMLGEPGQGIGSNSWVVSGRYTTSGKPLLADDPHLTPGLPSVWEQIGLHCDTVNSACPFDVTGFSFPAVPGVVIGHNQTVSWGFTNLGADVQDLYLEQVTGPDTYAYDNQNRTFVTRNVTIKVAGGPDQSITVRSTTDGMPIISDHDAEEQAVGQSAPVDGTAPPRGSGYAIALKWTALTPGRTMDAVFELDRATDFTQFRAAAADFDVPGQNMVYADDSGASGNIGYTATGRIPVRANGDNGTYPEPGWNSAYQWKGYIPAAALPYVENPAAGYIVAANQEVADSSYPYLLTQDWDYGIRAQQITSLIQSKTAGGGKISPDDMSTIQMDDTSVMAKTLVPYLLKVKLSGGSYYTDAQALLKNWDYDQDSGSAAAAYYNAVWSNLLHLAFDEKFPASVRATTDCVAQPQNSNVPADGLNGPTKLVSTCGTRAPDQAQPDGGDQWMTAVSNLLTQPDSSWWSYTYNNGQQVNGRDNLLAEAMKDARMQLTSLMGKSMTTWSWGRIHTLTLNESTLGTDNTSLLSGLEHTLLDRGPYQLNGGSSAVDATGWNASAGFQVDWAPSMRMVVDLSNLNDSEWINIGGASGQPYDPHYNDQTAMWANGQLLTWPYTKSAVQAEAVDTLTLTPAPSGQ, from the coding sequence ATGCCCCGCACCAAGAAATTCCGCCGTTTCCGGTTGCTGGTGATCCTGCTGGTGATCCTGGTGGTGGCGGGCGCCGTCGGCGGAGGCTGGTACGGCGTTCGCACGGTCCGCGCCTCCTTCCCGCAGACCACCGGAACGCTTCAACTCGCGGGCCTGCAGGGCCAGGTCAGCGTGGTCAGGGACAATCAGGGCATCCCGCAGATCTACGCGAACAGCGCCGCGGACCTCTTCACCGCGCAGGGCTACGTCCAGGCCCAGGACCGCTTCTGGCAGATGGACGTCGACCGGCACATCACCGAGGGCACGCTGGCCTCGATGTTCGGCGCGGGCAAGGACAACGCCAACGTCCAGAGCGACGCCTTCATCCAGACCATGGACTGGACCGGCGTGGCCCAGAACGAGTACGCCACCCAGCTCGACCAGGCCACCAAGTCCTACCTGCAGGACTTCTCGGCCGGCGTCAACGCCTGGTTGAAGCAGCACCCGGGCGGCGCCGGGGCCTCGGTGGAGTACGCCATGCTCGGGGCCAGCCACAGCGGCTACACGCCCGCCCCCTGGACGCCGGTGGACTCGCTGACCTGGCTGAAGGGCATGGCCTGGGACCTCAGCGGCAACATGCAGCAGGAGATCGACCGTTCGCTGCTGTCGCAGAACCTCACGCCCGCGCAGATCGCCCAGCTCTACCCGGCGTACCCGGCCGCCAACGGCACCATCGTGGCCACCGGCACCGTCTCCGACTCCGGGGACCTCAGCAAGGCCGTCTACCACCCGGCCGACGGCACCGGGGCGAACAGCGGGGCGAACAGCGGGGCGGGCACCGGCTCGTCCACGACCGCGACCGACGACGCCGCGACCACGACGACCACGACCACCAAGGGCGCCACCAAAACCGGCACGAAGACCTCGACCACCGGCAGCAACAGCAGCGCCAACGCCGGTGCGGTGCAGGGCCTCAGCGGCGCGGCGACGCAGCTGGCCGCCAACCTCGACAGCGTCCCGTCCATGCTGGGCGAGCCCGGCCAGGGCATCGGCTCCAACTCGTGGGTGGTCTCCGGTAGGTACACCACCTCCGGCAAGCCGCTGCTCGCCGACGACCCGCACCTGACCCCCGGGCTGCCGTCGGTCTGGGAGCAGATCGGCCTGCACTGCGACACGGTGAACTCGGCCTGCCCGTTCGACGTCACCGGCTTCAGCTTCCCGGCCGTGCCGGGCGTGGTGATCGGCCACAACCAGACCGTCTCCTGGGGCTTCACCAACCTGGGCGCCGACGTCCAGGACCTCTACCTGGAGCAGGTGACCGGTCCCGACACCTATGCGTACGACAACCAGAACCGGACCTTCGTCACCCGGAACGTGACCATCAAGGTGGCCGGCGGCCCCGACCAGTCGATCACCGTGCGCAGCACCACCGACGGCATGCCGATCATCTCCGACCACGACGCCGAGGAACAGGCGGTGGGCCAGAGCGCCCCGGTCGACGGCACCGCCCCGCCGCGCGGCAGCGGCTACGCCATCGCGCTCAAGTGGACGGCGCTGACGCCGGGCAGGACCATGGACGCGGTCTTCGAGCTGGACCGGGCCACCGACTTCACCCAGTTCCGGGCCGCCGCCGCCGACTTCGACGTGCCCGGCCAGAACATGGTCTACGCGGACGACAGCGGGGCCTCGGGCAACATCGGATACACGGCCACCGGACGCATCCCGGTACGCGCCAACGGCGACAACGGCACCTATCCGGAGCCGGGCTGGAACTCCGCGTACCAGTGGAAGGGATACATCCCCGCCGCGGCGCTGCCCTATGTGGAAAACCCCGCCGCCGGATACATCGTCGCGGCCAACCAGGAAGTGGCGGACAGCAGCTACCCGTACCTGCTGACCCAGGACTGGGACTACGGCATCCGCGCCCAGCAGATCACCAGCCTGATCCAGTCCAAGACCGCGGGCGGCGGCAAGATCTCGCCGGACGACATGTCCACCATCCAGATGGACGACACCAGCGTGATGGCCAAGACCCTGGTGCCGTACCTGCTCAAGGTGAAGCTCAGCGGCGGCTCGTACTACACCGACGCGCAGGCGCTGCTGAAGAACTGGGACTACGACCAGGACTCGGGCTCGGCCGCCGCCGCGTACTACAACGCGGTCTGGAGCAACCTGCTGCACCTGGCGTTCGACGAGAAGTTCCCCGCGTCCGTGCGGGCCACCACCGACTGCGTGGCGCAGCCGCAGAACAGCAACGTCCCGGCGGACGGCCTGAACGGCCCGACCAAGCTGGTCAGCACCTGCGGCACCCGCGCCCCCGACCAGGCCCAGCCGGACGGCGGTGACCAGTGGATGACCGCCGTCAGCAACCTGCTGACGCAGCCCGACAGCAGCTGGTGGTCGTACACCTACAACAACGGCCAGCAGGTCAACGGCAGGGACAACCTGCTCGCCGAGGCGATGAAGGACGCCCGGATGCAGCTCACCTCGCTGATGGGCAAGTCCATGACCACCTGGAGCTGGGGCCGCATCCACACGCTCACGCTGAACGAGTCCACCCTCGGCACGGACAACACCTCGCTGCTCTCCGGCCTGGAGCACACCCTGCTCGACCGGGGTCCGTACCAGCTGAACGGCGGCAGCTCGGCGGTGGACGCGACCGGCTGGAACGCCTCGGCCGGGTTCCAGGTGGACTGGGCGCCGTCGATGCGGATGGTGGTCGACCTGAGCAACCTGAACGACTCGGAGTGGATCAATATCGGCGGCGCCTCCGGCCAGCCCTACGATCCGCACTACAACGACCAGACCGCGATGTGGGCCAACGGCCAGCTGCTGACCTGGCCCTACACCAAGAGCGCGGTGCAGGCGGAAGCCGTGGACACGCTCACCCTGACGCCCGCCCCGAGCGGCCAGTAG
- a CDS encoding FmdB family zinc ribbon protein, whose product MPTYQYQCTECGSGLEAVQKFTDDALTVCPECSGRLRKIYSAVGVVFKGSGFYRTDSRSSSSSTVGASKPAAASAPSGDSSSSSSTSAAAASSSSSSSSSAGSSSSPAA is encoded by the coding sequence GTGCCGACCTACCAGTACCAGTGCACCGAGTGTGGCAGCGGCCTTGAGGCGGTCCAGAAGTTCACGGACGACGCCCTGACGGTCTGCCCCGAGTGCAGCGGCAGGCTGCGCAAGATCTACTCCGCGGTGGGTGTGGTCTTCAAGGGCAGCGGCTTCTACCGCACGGACAGCCGCTCGTCGTCGAGCAGCACCGTGGGCGCGTCCAAGCCTGCTGCGGCGTCCGCGCCGTCGGGTGACTCCTCCTCGTCGTCCTCGACGTCCGCTGCTGCGGCGTCGTCGTCCTCGTCGAGCAGCTCGTCGGCGGGCAGCAGCTCGTCGCCCGCCGCCTGA
- a CDS encoding sigma-70 family RNA polymerase sigma factor, with product MATRAVVRDKADRTRTARPTSGEADRDLVGMYLDEIARTPLLDAAQEVDLSTRIEAGVFAEHLLESGETAAGADEEELHAIAADGRHAKDVFIRSNLRLVVAVARRYPRSGLPLLDLIQEGNAGLVRAVEKFDFGKGFKFSTYATWWIRQAITRSIADQSRTIRLPVHLVEELGRIRRVQREKSKELGRDAEHSEIAAELDTTVERIKDVLDWARDPVSLNMTVDDSGETQFGDLVEDTSATSPEDAVMVMLRREELEDLIGRLDDRTASIIRSRYGMEDGRERTLTEVGKQHGLTRERIRQIEKHALAELRKIADHSGFEAA from the coding sequence ATGGCAACCCGTGCCGTCGTCCGCGACAAGGCCGACCGGACCCGCACTGCGCGTCCGACCAGCGGTGAGGCCGACCGCGACCTCGTCGGCATGTATCTGGACGAGATCGCCCGGACCCCTCTGCTCGACGCCGCTCAGGAAGTCGACCTCTCGACCCGAATAGAAGCCGGAGTCTTCGCCGAGCACCTGCTGGAGAGCGGTGAGACCGCAGCAGGCGCCGACGAGGAAGAACTGCACGCGATCGCGGCCGACGGCCGCCATGCCAAGGACGTGTTCATCCGCTCCAATCTGCGTCTGGTGGTGGCCGTGGCCCGGCGCTACCCGCGCAGCGGCCTGCCCCTGCTCGACCTGATCCAGGAGGGCAACGCGGGTTTGGTACGGGCCGTGGAGAAGTTCGACTTCGGCAAGGGCTTCAAGTTCTCCACCTACGCGACCTGGTGGATCCGCCAGGCCATCACTCGGTCCATCGCGGACCAGTCCCGCACCATCCGGTTGCCCGTGCACCTCGTGGAGGAGTTGGGCCGCATCCGTCGGGTGCAGCGGGAGAAGTCCAAGGAGCTGGGCCGTGACGCCGAGCACTCGGAGATCGCCGCCGAGCTGGACACCACCGTCGAGCGGATCAAGGACGTCCTGGACTGGGCCCGCGACCCGGTCAGCCTCAACATGACGGTCGACGACTCCGGGGAGACCCAGTTCGGCGACCTGGTCGAGGACACCAGCGCGACCTCCCCCGAGGACGCGGTGATGGTGATGCTGCGCCGTGAGGAGCTGGAGGACCTCATCGGCCGCCTGGACGACCGCACGGCCTCGATCATCCGCTCCCGCTACGGCATGGAGGACGGCCGCGAGCGCACGCTCACCGAGGTCGGCAAGCAGCACGGGCTGACCCGCGAGCGCATCCGCCAGATCGAGAAGCACGCCCTGGCCGAACTGCGCAAGATCGCCGACCACTCGGGCTTCGAGGCGGCATGA
- a CDS encoding glycosyltransferase family 39 protein has translation MSVHTPALTAPEQAARPPGGRSRMRRTLLGPPNTPRWARPALWAVLALAAAVSCYRLGQNGDANSYYAAAVLSGTRSWSSMFFGSLDTGNYITVDKPPVALWLMEASCRIFGFGSWQMLLPIALCGVAAVGVLYSAVRRSFGHTAATVAAVVLALTPITVAIDRDNNPDPVLVLLTVAAAWLCLEAIRSGRTMPLVWSGVLVGFAFNTKMLAAYLVLPAFFAAYLYAARGGVRKRVRTLLLAGAALAVSSCWWMVVVDSIPAADRPFIGSSTKNTVWDLVTGYNGLARITGGSGGGAGRAGGGGGGGGGGANFGGAAGVGRLFNTILGGQISWLIPFAVIACAGALVLRGRRRRTDLQRASLVLWGGWLLTHYLTFSFADGTFHPYYTTMLAPAIAALTGAGGVALLRAFRSRSAAWAWVLPLAVAATALWAIVLLRRDSGSTGRLWPLVAVSATAAVALLLAARAGTGSGSGLGFGRGGARGRLRLMAVGAVAALVALLAGPVAYAADTVTAGSIQGVNPTGGPSTGTGMGGLGAPGGGAGGRGFPGAADGSRPSGTGGGFGGFAPPGQAGGAEQAESTAPQGATGRPGEAADQARTARGPGGTGGADGTTGAPGGGMGRGAGGVSSAMLRYLEAHQGSATWLVATSEAQSAAQIILQSGGRAAIGMGGFTGDDPAMSLAKLKGYIASGKLHYVLLDGSGTTGGPGGATGGGMGGGRANSAATSYVTSSCTAVTASAYGGSSTGTSQTLYYCA, from the coding sequence ATGAGCGTGCACACCCCAGCCCTGACGGCGCCCGAGCAGGCAGCCCGGCCACCGGGCGGACGCAGCCGGATGCGCCGGACGCTGCTCGGCCCCCCGAACACCCCCCGCTGGGCCCGGCCCGCGCTCTGGGCGGTGCTGGCGCTGGCCGCCGCCGTCTCCTGCTACCGGCTCGGGCAGAACGGCGACGCCAACTCCTACTACGCCGCCGCCGTGCTCAGCGGCACCAGGAGCTGGTCGTCGATGTTCTTCGGCTCGCTCGACACCGGCAACTACATCACCGTGGACAAGCCGCCGGTCGCGCTGTGGCTGATGGAGGCGTCCTGCCGGATCTTCGGCTTCGGCAGTTGGCAGATGCTGCTGCCGATCGCGCTGTGCGGGGTCGCCGCCGTGGGTGTGCTCTACAGTGCCGTCCGCCGCAGCTTCGGCCACACGGCGGCGACGGTCGCGGCGGTGGTGCTGGCGCTCACCCCGATCACCGTCGCCATCGACCGCGACAACAACCCGGATCCGGTCCTGGTGCTGCTCACCGTCGCCGCGGCGTGGCTCTGCCTGGAGGCGATCCGCAGCGGGCGGACGATGCCGCTGGTGTGGTCCGGCGTCCTGGTCGGCTTCGCCTTCAACACCAAGATGCTGGCCGCCTACCTGGTGCTGCCGGCCTTCTTCGCCGCCTACCTCTACGCGGCCCGGGGCGGAGTGCGGAAGCGCGTCCGCACCCTGCTGCTCGCGGGCGCGGCCCTGGCCGTCTCCAGCTGCTGGTGGATGGTGGTCGTGGACTCCATCCCGGCGGCCGACCGCCCGTTCATCGGCAGCAGCACCAAGAACACCGTCTGGGACCTGGTCACCGGCTACAACGGCCTGGCCCGGATCACCGGCGGCAGCGGCGGCGGCGCGGGCCGTGCGGGCGGCGGTGGTGGCGGTGGCGGTGGCGGTGCGAACTTCGGCGGCGCGGCGGGCGTGGGACGCCTGTTCAACACCATCCTGGGCGGCCAGATCTCCTGGCTGATCCCCTTCGCGGTGATCGCCTGCGCGGGCGCGCTGGTGCTGCGGGGCCGCAGGCGGCGCACCGACCTCCAGCGCGCCTCGCTGGTGCTGTGGGGCGGCTGGCTGCTGACGCACTACCTGACCTTCAGCTTCGCCGACGGCACCTTCCACCCGTACTACACGACCATGCTGGCCCCGGCGATCGCCGCGCTCACCGGCGCGGGCGGGGTGGCGCTGCTCCGGGCCTTCCGCAGCCGGTCGGCGGCCTGGGCGTGGGTGCTGCCGCTGGCGGTCGCGGCGACGGCGCTGTGGGCGATCGTGCTGCTGCGGCGCGACTCCGGCTCCACCGGCCGGCTGTGGCCGCTGGTCGCGGTGTCGGCGACCGCCGCCGTGGCGCTGCTGCTGGCCGCCCGCGCGGGCACCGGATCGGGCTCCGGCCTCGGCTTCGGCCGGGGCGGTGCCCGGGGTCGGCTGCGGCTGATGGCGGTCGGTGCGGTGGCCGCCCTGGTCGCACTGCTCGCCGGACCGGTCGCCTACGCCGCCGACACCGTGACCGCCGGAAGCATCCAGGGCGTCAACCCGACCGGCGGGCCGTCCACCGGCACCGGCATGGGCGGCCTGGGCGCTCCCGGCGGCGGCGCGGGCGGCCGGGGCTTCCCCGGCGCGGCCGACGGCAGCCGTCCGAGCGGGACCGGCGGCGGCTTCGGGGGATTCGCCCCACCCGGGCAGGCCGGTGGCGCGGAGCAGGCCGAGAGCACGGCGCCACAGGGCGCGACCGGGCGGCCGGGCGAGGCCGCGGACCAGGCGCGCACGGCCCGCGGCCCAGGCGGCACGGGCGGCGCCGACGGCACGACTGGCGCCCCGGGCGGCGGCATGGGCCGCGGCGCGGGCGGCGTCTCCAGCGCGATGCTGCGCTACCTGGAGGCCCACCAGGGCTCCGCGACGTGGCTGGTGGCCACCTCCGAGGCCCAGTCCGCCGCCCAGATCATCCTGCAGAGCGGCGGCCGGGCCGCCATCGGCATGGGCGGCTTCACCGGGGACGACCCGGCCATGAGCCTGGCCAAGCTGAAGGGCTACATCGCCTCGGGCAAGCTCCACTACGTCCTCCTCGACGGCTCAGGGACCACCGGCGGACCCGGCGGCGCTACGGGTGGGGGCATGGGCGGCGGCCGGGCCAACTCGGCTGCCACCTCCTACGTCACGTCCAGCTGCACGGCGGTCACCGCGTCCGCCTACGGCGGCTCCAGCACCGGCACATCCCAGACGCTGTACTACTGCGCGTAG
- a CDS encoding glycosyltransferase yields the protein MSNSTASAAAQPAHRDGVQARRPAQPGPPGRALLVEIVVPVHNEEHVLGRSVRRLHAYLSETFPYPFRITIADNASTDTTWQVASALAAELPRVEAVHLDQKGRGRALRQVWSRSDADVVSYMDVDLSTGLDAFLPLVAPLLSGHSDLAIGSRLHRGSAVVRGPKREIISRTYNLMLRTTLAARFSDAQCGFKAGRTEVVQALLGSVEDQTWFFDTELLLLAERSGLRIHEVPVDWVDDPDSRVDIVRTVKDDLKGMWRVARRTVSGATRLPVPPRVQQAQLPPGMRRQLSSFAVIGAASTLAYLALYLVLRQGSPAVVANALALLATAVANTAANRRFTFGVTGSRDALKHQVEGGIAFLIGLLLSTLILAVTRAVAPGASHLEELGALVGANALATVVRFLLMRVWVFNPGRHHRRTHPTATATDSAATATDSTAATRTHQELNHR from the coding sequence ATGAGCAATTCGACAGCGTCGGCGGCGGCACAGCCCGCCCACCGGGACGGGGTGCAGGCGCGGCGACCCGCGCAACCGGGACCGCCCGGGCGCGCCCTCCTGGTCGAGATCGTCGTCCCGGTCCACAACGAGGAGCACGTCCTCGGCCGGAGCGTCCGCCGCCTGCACGCCTACCTCAGCGAGACCTTCCCCTACCCGTTCCGGATCACCATCGCCGACAACGCCAGCACCGACACGACCTGGCAGGTCGCGTCCGCGCTCGCCGCCGAGCTGCCCCGGGTGGAGGCCGTCCACCTGGACCAGAAGGGACGCGGCCGGGCGCTGCGCCAGGTCTGGAGCCGCAGTGACGCCGACGTCGTCAGCTACATGGACGTGGACCTGTCCACCGGCCTGGACGCCTTCCTGCCGCTGGTCGCGCCGCTGCTCTCCGGCCACAGCGACCTCGCCATCGGCAGCCGGCTGCACCGCGGCTCCGCGGTGGTGCGCGGCCCCAAACGGGAGATCATCTCCCGCACCTACAACCTGATGCTCCGCACCACCCTGGCCGCGCGCTTCTCCGATGCCCAGTGCGGCTTCAAGGCCGGGCGCACCGAGGTGGTCCAGGCCCTGCTCGGCTCGGTCGAGGACCAGACCTGGTTCTTCGACACCGAACTGCTGCTGCTCGCCGAACGCAGCGGGCTGCGCATCCACGAGGTGCCGGTGGACTGGGTGGACGACCCGGACAGCCGGGTGGACATCGTCCGCACCGTCAAGGACGACCTCAAGGGCATGTGGCGGGTCGCCCGCAGGACCGTCTCCGGCGCGACCCGGCTGCCGGTGCCGCCGCGCGTGCAGCAGGCGCAGCTGCCGCCCGGGATGCGGCGCCAGCTCTCCAGCTTCGCCGTCATCGGAGCCGCCAGCACACTGGCCTACCTGGCGCTCTACCTGGTGCTGCGTCAGGGCTCTCCGGCCGTAGTCGCCAACGCGCTGGCGCTGCTGGCCACCGCCGTCGCCAACACCGCAGCCAACCGCCGCTTCACCTTTGGCGTCACCGGCTCCCGGGACGCCCTCAAGCACCAGGTCGAAGGCGGTATCGCCTTCCTCATCGGGCTGCTGCTGAGCACCCTCATCCTCGCGGTGACCAGGGCCGTCGCCCCCGGCGCCTCGCACCTGGAGGAGCTCGGCGCACTGGTCGGCGCCAACGCGCTGGCCACCGTGGTGCGCTTCCTGCTGATGCGGGTCTGGGTCTTCAACCCCGGACGCCACCACCGCCGGACCCACCCGACCGCCACCGCCACCGACAGCGCTGCCACCGCCACCGACAGCACCGCCGCCACCCGGACCCACCAGGAGCTGAACCACCGATGA
- a CDS encoding AMP-binding protein gives MRGDLEWGTIPRLVQAAADRHGDAEAVAGPRTRISYRQLGERVRRAAAAVMAAGVRPGERVAVWAPNTPDFVVAALGAVSAGAVLVPLGTRLKAAEVLDLLRRTRACTLFVTDTFLGVSYVSALRAAGSGAGGSGAGGSDAGASGARRGKAVGPFPGLPHLRTAVVLGDRTEAREGFQHWRGFLAAGADVPDRAVRARIDAVRGEDPADMMFTSGTTGLPKGAVTTHAQSLRAFSTWADLAGLAEGDRYLVVNPFTHTFGYKAGILASLMRGATILPLPVFEAEAVLAAVSTERVTVLPGAPTVYQSLLDHPGRAGYDLGSLRLAVTGAAVVPLELVTRIREELGFDTVITAYGLTEACGLVTMGRRGDDPGLIAATSGRAVPGVELRIADESGTGLPCGTPGEVQVRGYNVMREYFEDPQATAAAVTADGWLHTGDIGIVDDSGNLRITDRLGDMFTVGGFNAYPAEIERVLIRHPLVADCAVVGIPDPRLGEVGKAYVVPHGAPEPGAAEALIAWARREMANYKVPRQVAFLGELPRNASGKVLKRQLRAGG, from the coding sequence GTGCGCGGAGACCTGGAGTGGGGCACCATCCCCCGGCTGGTGCAGGCCGCCGCCGACCGCCACGGCGACGCCGAGGCCGTCGCCGGACCGCGCACCCGGATCAGCTACCGGCAGCTGGGCGAGCGCGTCCGCCGCGCCGCCGCCGCCGTCATGGCCGCCGGGGTGCGGCCCGGCGAACGGGTCGCCGTCTGGGCCCCCAACACCCCCGACTTCGTGGTCGCCGCGCTCGGCGCGGTCAGCGCCGGGGCGGTACTGGTGCCGCTGGGCACCCGGCTCAAGGCCGCCGAGGTGCTCGACCTGCTGCGCAGGACCAGGGCCTGCACGCTCTTCGTCACCGACACCTTCCTCGGCGTCAGCTACGTCTCCGCCCTGCGCGCCGCGGGCTCCGGCGCCGGGGGCTCCGGCGCCGGGGGCTCCGACGCCGGGGCTTCCGGCGCGCGGCGCGGGAAGGCTGTCGGCCCGTTCCCCGGGCTGCCGCACCTGCGCACGGCCGTCGTCCTCGGCGACCGCACCGAGGCCCGGGAGGGCTTCCAGCACTGGCGCGGCTTCCTCGCCGCCGGGGCCGACGTGCCCGACCGCGCCGTCCGCGCGCGCATCGACGCCGTCCGCGGCGAGGACCCCGCCGACATGATGTTCACCTCCGGCACCACCGGCCTGCCCAAGGGCGCCGTCACCACCCACGCGCAGAGCCTGCGCGCCTTCTCCACCTGGGCCGACCTCGCCGGGCTCGCCGAAGGCGACCGCTACCTGGTGGTCAACCCGTTCACCCACACCTTCGGCTACAAGGCCGGAATCCTGGCCTCGCTCATGCGCGGCGCGACCATCCTGCCGCTGCCCGTCTTCGAGGCCGAGGCGGTGCTGGCCGCCGTCTCCACCGAACGCGTCACGGTGCTGCCCGGCGCCCCCACGGTCTACCAGTCGCTGCTCGACCACCCCGGCCGGGCCGGCTACGACCTCGGCTCGCTGCGCCTGGCCGTCACCGGCGCGGCCGTCGTCCCGCTGGAACTCGTCACCCGCATCCGCGAGGAGCTCGGCTTCGACACCGTGATCACCGCCTACGGCCTGACCGAGGCCTGCGGCCTGGTCACCATGGGCCGGCGCGGGGACGACCCCGGCCTGATCGCCGCCACCTCCGGCCGGGCGGTGCCCGGCGTGGAGCTGCGCATCGCCGACGAGAGCGGCACCGGCCTGCCCTGCGGCACCCCCGGCGAGGTCCAGGTGCGCGGCTACAACGTGATGCGCGAGTACTTCGAGGACCCGCAGGCCACCGCCGCCGCCGTCACCGCCGACGGCTGGCTGCACACCGGCGACATCGGCATCGTCGACGACTCCGGCAACCTGCGGATCACCGACCGGCTCGGCGACATGTTCACCGTCGGCGGCTTCAACGCCTACCCCGCCGAGATCGAGCGCGTGCTCATCCGGCACCCGCTGGTCGCCGACTGCGCCGTCGTCGGCATCCCGGACCCGCGCCTCGGCGAGGTCGGCAAGGCGTACGTCGTTCCGCACGGCGCCCCCGAGCCGGGCGCGGCCGAGGCCCTGATCGCCTGGGCCCGACGCGAGATGGCCAACTACAAGGTCCCCCGGCAGGTCGCCTTCCTCGGCGAACTGCCCCGCAACGCCTCCGGCAAGGTGCTCAAACGGCAGCTGCGCGCGGGCGGCTGA